In the Triticum aestivum cultivar Chinese Spring chromosome 2B, IWGSC CS RefSeq v2.1, whole genome shotgun sequence genome, CAAAAGAGTTGGATTAATCTAGTTTTCAGTGAATGTTCAGTAACAATCACCGGCCAATGTTTCATTCCAAACAAAGTGTCGTCGAAATCAACGACATTTAGTCACTGGCTCAGGTGATCAAAGTCCAAAAGTGTTGGAAGTAATGTAGTTTCAGTGAATGTTCAGTAACAATCACCGGCCAAATGTTGCATCCTGACTTGTGAATATTTTTGCACACACAACAGCATCATAGGTATCTGGGCTTGGTCATTTGACTACAAGACACTGCACTGCATCACTTGAAAGACACCATAATTTTGATCGATTTATGTTTGGATCCATACGAATCTCAAAATGAGGAGTTATCCACCTGGGCTTTTTGGATGCTTCACATAAAAGTTATGTGGTTTTAGAGAGAGTAGTATAATTTTTTCATGTTGTCAAACGACACTTCAGCTTTATTTGTTGTTTTAACTTTAAATGTTAAATATGGTTTCATAGGAGGTTTTTTCTTTGTTCCGAGTGGACACGTACAAAATCTCGCCATGTTGCTCGGATTCTACAAGGGAAAAATCTTCGTCCAAAGGGGCCTTAACTAAGGCCAGAACTAATTTTGGAGTAACTGTTCCTACATCAGTCACTTAATCATTTCAGGGGCAGAGATTTGTGGATCCTACTTCATTGGGGACTATTGCTTGCAGAGAAGCGCTTTCTTTGGCAGAAGATTTATTAGGCATGCGATATCTTCCTACTGCATCGGATTGCAAGGAAGTGGTGAAACATATTGCTCATCAAGGAAATCAAGGAGATGGAGAAGACGTTTAGTTCATGCTCTTTCATACATGAACTCCAAGCTTTTAATTTTGAAGCACATAAGTTGTCTAGGTTAGGTGTCTCCCTTTCTTAAGGTAGACACATTTGGTTAGGCGCTCCttatgatacaagtgtaatatgccTATAAACAATGCCACTGTTTAATAAAGCCTAGCTGACTTTGCCAAAGAAAACTTAATCATTTCAGGGGCATTTCTTGGTTCTGAATGTTTTCTTTGGGGCTTTTGTTGTTTTCTCTTTTTGGTTTTATTCCCAGCTTTTTTAgattcattttttttccttttagtttttttttccttttttgttttctgtttttctactTTCTACCTTTTTAAAACTCATGAACATTTCAAAAATTGCAAGCATTTCCTAAAACCATGATCCTTTTTAAAAATACACAAAAAAATAAATTCAAGAATGTTTAAATTGAAggttttaaaaaaaaatctgttAACATTATAAATATAcacattttaaaaaaatgaaaattttaaTTCTCAACTTAATAAAATTTGTGAAAATAAATACATTTCACAAACTTTTTTTAGTTCTAGCAAATTTCTTAATCTTAAAATATTCTTTTAATCTATCAAAACAAATCCAGCATCTGTTTTTTTATGGAAGACCAAATAGAAAACTGAATAACCAGAAACGGACAAAAGAAAATCGGTCACAACGTCTAAGTGGGCCAGCCGACGGACCCTTTGAAGCACAGAGTGTCCAGTAGGAGGACCCATTTGGCCAGCCCATCTTGTATATTTACATTAACCACGTCAAGCCCATCAATGAGATATGGTTAGCGCATCGACCTATAGCCAGGTGCCCCTCAAATGGATTTAAGCCCAACAAAAACTCCCCATTTTTTTGGACAGGAAGCTcagcttttatttatttattcttgaCCCAAAACTTGGCGCAAATTATCCTCCGCAAGACTTCATATAATCAAGATAAATGAGCAACGATTCATGGTGAAGGTGCTAACCTTCACAGTTTTATATCACAACAGGCACAAATTACTACAACAGGTTTAAGCACATGTTCACAATCCTCGCAATCCTTTGGTTCCGATCCTTCTACTCAACCCTGCAGGCATAGAGTTACATTGAGCATCAGAGATGCAATATTTACATCCGGAGACAAGGTCCAATCAATATCACCAGGTATAACAGATTTTTGTTTGCAATTCAAGATGAAGAGCTGAATGCCAAAATCCAACAGAAGGTTGTGCTCAAGCTTATTCAAACAAGCTAAACTGGCTACAAAATGTTCAGTATTGATGGTGAGTGATTATTTTTAGCCAAGAGTTGTGACTGGATTTTAAGATCATGTTAAAATCACTCATTTGTGCCGGAAATGGCTCCATTTCACATTTATACTAGGTATTGTGACCACCacagattttatgacagaatatgATGCATAACATAATCATCAACCAGAATCAAATGAACATGTAATTAATAACTATGTTGACTCAACTCATATTTCGTGATAATATGATTGTGTCTATGATATTGACACAATCATCTGCCAGAACAGTTTTACATGGCCTAAAGCAAGGTTACAGGTATAATACTCAAAGATAATACGTTCTCTTGTGCATACTGCTAAACTTCACACGACAGATTAACACGTCACCATAATATTGCAATGATAATTTTAAATTTATAAGAAAAGAAAACTTTCCAGGTTAACTCTACTCTTCTATTTCCAAATTTTGACCGTTGATTAAATATTTTAATCTGCTACATAACTAGGTAGCCTTAGGCATCACAAAAATGGTTAAGGATAAGAAACTAGATTGTTCTGAATATTGTAGTATGAACAGTCAAGGTAGCTTACTAGCTTGTCACAAAAACATCAGTAGGGGCACCCCCAATGAACGGTATCTAAAGCCTTATCTATTTGTTTTAGGTATAAGTAGGGAAGTTCAAAAAAGAATTGTACCAAGTAGGATATACATAATAACACTCACAGCGCCTTATATCTGTATGTTGTATCTAATATATTAGCAATTGCTTATCTCTGAATTAATTCATTGATTTCTTGTAGTGACCAAGTGTAGTGAGCTGACAGAAAGATAAATAGACAGAGAGGAAGAGAACAACAGGGGGCGCTTGGTCAGGCCTGGCCTTGCGGGTGTCATTTGCCTCCAATTTCGGCCACGAAGCAGCACCAGATGATGACCTCAAGAAGAACCCCACTCTGTCTCCCATGCTACACGTGACAGCCCGGGCTTTGGCCCCGTGTGGACGTCCTCTGCCCACAATTGTCAGGAGCGGTGACTGCGACGGATCAATCGTGGCAGTGGTGCTACGATGAACGAAACACAATGGGTTCAAGGGAAAAGATTATAAGACACATGGGAGCATGCTGCCAAGAGGAATTTGCCAGAGGCTTGCTGTAAGCGCAGATGGGAGAAGGAGATGGATGACTGGAGTTGAAGGAGAAGTCCCGATGGGCGCTTTCGTGTGGGGAGATTGAGTTGTTAGTAGGGTCGTGCTCGCTGTTCAAGTCGGCCAATCTAGGATGCAACACCAACGGCTGCTTGGGACGGCGAAGAAGTGACGCAGACGGCTTCCTAAGGCTAGGATGCAACAGCCACAACACTTTGGGCGACGAAGAGACAATGGTTGTGGCAGCTTCGAACTGAGAACAACAGTGACCACAGCTTTGAATTGAGATGATGGTAGTGGCTTGGTCAGACAAGGAGAGGAAGGCGACGGGTTGGGTGATGACTGTATTGTGGCTACGAGGATATGCACACGGGGTCAGATGGTAATTAATTGCCCCAGTTCCGCTTACAAGAGCCATATCTAAGCTTAGATATGACATTCCTCTCTCCCATTTTAATTATACCTCCACATCAGATTTGATCCTATGCGGCAAATTCAGATACAGAACAGGTTGGAGCATTGAGAGTGCCCTAAGCTAGGACTTTGATAGGCCTAACTGGAACTAGCAAGTTTTGGAAAAAACAAGGAAAACCAACAAGTTTTGATTTTCTTAAGGAAGATCTTCAGAATATACAGACAATATAACCAAATGCCGCGAAACAAATTATACTACTCTTGAACCATTTGAAACCATTCATAGACCAGAAAAGGCTAATGTAAAATGTATGATATCCAATTCTCCACATATAAGAAATAATCTTGTACTAAACCCTGAGTAGGAAAAGACAACATGGAACCATTGGGGGTGAAAATAAGTCACAGTTTTTCGCAAAAAAAGTGTCACAACTGGCGCCAGGTTCTGCAGGTAAAGTAAAAGATTCAACATTACAGACCTGGTTGAGAAGCGAAGTTACAGAACAGAGAACACTAGGGAGTCATCAAATAGCTTAACAGTACACTTTCCGATTTCTTGCATATCTGCAAATATGCTCCCTAAACAACCTCTGTTTCAATATCAGGAGTATAATCTGGAAGACTCCGTAGTACCTAGCAAAGTGTAGTAATTGCTGTCAGGAATATCAGCTTATAAGAAAGCAAACTGGATAGTATATTCATCATATACCTCATACAAGTACCACGAGATGTAGGCATCGGTAGCAGCATACTCAAGTTGCTTTTTTGAGAGAACAAAAGACTCCCAGTTTCCCATTCTTATGTTGCCAGGCTTTGGCAACTTATCGACATGAAGTTGCAGGTGGTGAAGAGCATTGCAACATAGCAACAAGTTAGTGCAATGAAAACAAAAAATCAGTAAAGAATATAAACCAAGCAAGCTTATCtagtaaaaaatgttcacatttcatAGAAACTTCAGAGTTTGTTCTGCTAAATAATAACTGAAATTGTCTCAACCACAATAGAGATATAGACCAAGCATGAAAATATCAGCAACCAGAAGAATTTCAATTTAATGAATTGTTGATTATAAAAAAAGCTTGTGTTCCGCAGGCATCTGGGTGCTCTGTCTACCTAATCATAATTGAACCTCTTTCGTTCAACCAACCAAACTTCCATGATACATAAAACACATAAATGAATAAATGCCTGAAGACTGTTTCTTTCCGGTGCTAACAGAACTGGGTAAAAAAAAAAGCAGTGCTAAATAATACTCCGAATACAATAGGAATTACCTCTTTACATGTAACCATTTCAGTTAATGCAGCAAGACTCCATCTTTTATAGGGCCCAGCTAACTTGACGTTTGCAACAGTTGATAAATCCATCAATGGTTGTACACGGACATCATAATCATTGAACATTTTCCTTGCATCATTGTCTATACATACTCCAACCTGCATAGACAAGAGAGCAATGTCTTGCATGACCAAAAAGGGTAACCCATCTGTGGGGGAAAGATTGTACAACCCATGGGGAAATAAACAAATTACGCACTTTAACGGATGAACTGTCCTCCAAAAGAGATTTCAAGATGGGAGGCACGCCAGAGTGAATGATATGCATGAGATAACAATGAGTTTTGTCCATGCATAATTGCATCAACGCGACTTTACATGGTGGTTCTCCTGCAAAATCCATGGCAATGGTTGTTCCGTCAGATTTGATCATTTGCAAGAGTCGACTTAAAATCGTTCATCCATAAACTCACATTTTGCAGTTTGAAAATGCAACTAAACGTTAGGCTATGGGCAGAACAGCAAACCTCTTCTGGGAAAGGGTTTCCACTCGAGATCGAAACCAAGGGAGACCGGGCCAGAGGCCTTCATGCTTTCGATTTTGCGTACAATCTCCCGCGTAGCTTTCTCCACTTCAATTGCCGTCCGGCAGTACACTATCTTGCCACTGAATGCtacctgctggtaccttgccttCACACTCCCTGTGGCGCAAAATCCAGCGGAGGCCAGATTCAGACTCAATCCCACAAGAAGATTAAGGCAGATAAACATACGCTACAACAAGGTGCCAATCTACACAAATCAACCAACCGACCCATCCATATGAACCCTAACAGAGTATCACATGAACAATCAGACAGAGTTGCCATTCTACCAAAAACTGGGGGATTTTCTTCCAAGTGATGAATCTGCAGCACCAAGAACCCTAGTTCTTCCACGCacatttgggtgggcgggtggaacgaTGAGTTCTTGGGTTCTTTGATTTCGCGAGGAAGGGGAAAGCGGGATGCACGAAGAGGGGGGAGCCGCACCTTGGCAAGTGGGGGGCGAGAGGACCCACGACGGCGAGGAGGCGCTCGCGGCGGCGGGGACCGGGTTGGGTCGTGGGCGAACGGGGGGGGGGGCGGGTGTCTTGGACcagtcggggaggcggcggcgcttggCGGACTTGGCGGCGTAGGCGGCCTCGAT is a window encoding:
- the LOC123043086 gene encoding Werner Syndrome-like exonuclease, which translates into the protein MESGAPPALPCPVDDDDDFYWDAEAEAELQAIEAAYAAKSAKRRRLPDWSKTPAPPPVRPRPNPVPAAASASSPSWVLSPPTCQGSVKARYQQVAFSGKIVYCRTAIEVEKATREIVRKIESMKASGPVSLGFDLEWKPFPRRGEPPCKVALMQLCMDKTHCYLMHIIHSGVPPILKSLLEDSSSVKVGVCIDNDARKMFNDYDVRVQPLMDLSTVANVKLAGPYKRWSLAALTEMVTCKELPKPGNIRMGNWESFVLSKKQLEYAATDAYISWYLYEVLRSLPDYTPDIETEVV